A window from Primulina huaijiensis isolate GDHJ02 chromosome 11, ASM1229523v2, whole genome shotgun sequence encodes these proteins:
- the LOC140987529 gene encoding F-box protein At3g07870-like yields MADYLPEGVIVNILQRLSVKTLICCTCVSKSWYSLITSPEFISSHLNFTSVTKKDESLLLLRHCLGESECYSLYSDEEFCSWNDAMNFPFRSINSYFTIIGNCNGLLCLSDDRVLYLHTIILWNPCIRKSTVLPKPNLIYNSYGTFVQSFGFGFDPISSDHKLVRITYADDALYRRPQVEIYRLSTGLWQDISYLALDRVIYNRSRPAYVNGATHWIASSIEHGADSIVSFDMCREVFWEMTIPASLVNLESFGSKDVVAYTGSLALISWNHMGNDPGFCVWVMKEYGVVESWAKHFVMTYQIVGGGIMRPLWVRKNGEILVARQDGRVVSYDQLGAEVEDLGIRGSSYEEFVHSVHVDGYMESLVLLGKGPKFDDACIRNMLPILKFNNGCSSSVNSYGSFFGRSSGNEFKHNHGNYAEHGAT; encoded by the coding sequence ATGGCAGATTATCTACCAGAGGGTGTCATTGTCAACATCCTCCAAAGATTGTCAGTGAAAACCCTTATCTGCTGCACTTGCGTTTCGAAATCATGGTATTCTTTGATCACTAGTCCTGAATTTATCTCCTCTCACTTAAATTTCACCTCTGTCACCAAAAAGGATGAATCTTTACTTTTGCTTAGACATTGCCTTGGGGAGTCGGAGTGTTATTCTCTGTATTCCGACGAAGAATTCTGCTCTTGGAACGATGCAATGAATTTCCCATTTAGGAGTATAAATTCTTATTTCACAATTATTGGTAACTGCAACGGATTGCTGTGTCTCTCGGATGATCGAGTACTTTATCTGCACACAATCATTCTGTGGAATCCCTGCATTAGAAAGTCGACTGTACTTCCAAAACCCAATTTGATTTACAATTCTTATGGAACTTTTGTGCAATCTTTTGGATTCGGGTTCGATCCCATTTCTAGTGATCACAAGCTCGTTAGAATAACATATGCAGATGATGCCCTATACCGGCGGCCTCAGGTCGAGATATACCGGTTGAGTACCGGTTTGTGGCAAGACATTAGCTATTTGGCACTTGATCGTGTTATATATAATCGATCCCGCCCAGCATACGTCAATGGGGCTACTCATTGGATTGCAAGTTCTATCGAACATGGCGCTGATTCGATTGTGTCCTTTGATATGTGTCGTGAAGTGTTTTGGGAGATGACGATACCGGCTAGCCTGGTGAATCTCGAATCTTTCGGAAGTAAAGATGTGGTGGCTTATACAGGATCACTTGCTCTTATTTCTTGGAATCATATGGGTAATGATCCTGGTTTTTGTGTGTGGGTGATGAAGGAGTACGGTGTTGTGGAGTCATGGGCTAAACATTTTGTCATGACTTATCAGATTGTTGGAGGAGGAATAATGAGGCCATTGTGGGTTAGAAAAAATGGTGAGATTTTAGTCGCTCGGCAAGACGGACGTGTAGTTTCTTATGATCAGCTTGGGGCTGAAGTCGAGGATCTTGGAATACGTGGCTCTTCGTATGAGGAATTTGTTCATTCTGTTCATGTGGATGGATATATGGAGAGTTTGGTGCTGCTTGGGAAGGGTCCAAAATTTGATGATGCGTGCATTCGCAACATGTTGCCGATCCTGAAGTTTAATAATGGCTGCAGTTCTTCTGTGAATAGCTATGGAAGTTTCTTCGGGCGTAGCTCGGGAAATGAATTCAAGCATAACCATGGAAATTATGCAGAGCATGGAGCCACATAA
- the LOC140987792 gene encoding cytochrome P450 CYP72A219-like isoform X1, whose protein sequence is MMDIFYAALALSCSILVSIYGWKFLNWVWLRPKKMEKQLRQQGFSGKSYRFLIGDLREMITISQEARSKPMTFSNDIIPRVIPTFHEHVRNYGKNCFLWIGPNPTAIISDPELIKEVLSKSYVFQKMSSPLDKLLAQGVAAYETEKWAKHRKLINPAFHLEKLKNMLPSFYSSSCDLLSKWDDIVSSKGSCELDVWPYLQALTSDVISRTAFGSNYEEGRKIFELQREQTGHFLNAAQLVYIPGWRFLPTKTNRRMKEIVREVESSILGIINKRIKVVESGEANSNDLLGILLESNFQEIQQNGNDCGMSLQEVIEECRLFYIAGQETTSSLLVWTMILLSKHMDWQIRAREEVLQVLGSSQPDFQDLNHLKTMTMIFHEVLRLYPPAVTMGRVIHHETTLGKLTLPAGTQLFLPTILLHHDNTIWGDDAKEFNPERFGEGVSKAMNGKFSYFPFSGGPRICIGQNFAMLEAKMAMAMILKHYSFELSPSYAHSPDLVLTLLPQYGAQLILHKLSAKI, encoded by the exons ATGATGGATATATTTTACGCAGCATTGGCACTGTCTTGTTCTATTTTAGTATCAATATATGGTTGGAAATTCTTGAACTGGGTTTGGCTGAGGCCCAAGAAAATGGAGAAACAGCTGAGGCAACAAGGTTTTAGTGGAAAATCTTACAGATTTTTGATCGGAGACTTGAGAGAAATGATCACGATATCTCAAGAAGCACGCTCCAAGCCTATGACCTTCTCTAATGATATAATCCCCAGAGTGATTCCCACCTTCCATGAACATGTCAGAAACTACG GTAAAAATTGCTTTCTCTGGATTGGTCCAAATCCCACAGCCATTATCTCGGACCCGGAACTGATAAAAGAGGTTTTGTCAAAAAGTTATGTTTTCCAGAAAATGTCATCTCCTCTGGATAAGCTTCTAGCACAAGGAGTAGCTGCCTATGAAACAGAGAAATGGGCCAAGCACCGAAAACTGATCAATCCTGCATTTCACCTCGAAAAATTAAAG AATATGCTTCCCTCATTTTACTCGAGTAGTTGTGACTTGCTGAGCAAATGGGATGACATTGTGTCGAGCAAAGGTTCTTGTGAATTGGATGTGTGGCCTTATCTTCAAGCCTTGACAAGCGATGTGATTTCGCGTACTGCATTTGGCAGCAATTATGaagaaggaagaaagatatttgaGCTTCAAAGAGAACAAACAGGGCATTTCTTGAATGCGGCTCAGCTCGTTTACATTCCTGGGTGGAG ATTTTTGCCAACAAAGACAAACAGAAGGATGAAGGAAATTGTGAGAGAAGTGGAGTCGTCGATACTAGGAATCATCAATAAAAGAATTAAAGTGGTAGAATCTGGGGAGGCTAATTCAAATGATCTATTGGGTATATTGTTGGAATCTAATTTTCAGGAGATTCAACAAAACGGGAATGATTGTGGGATGAGTTTGCAGGAGGTGATTGAAGAGTGTAGACTTTTTTACATCGCTGGACAGGAAACAACCTCGTCGTTGCTTGTGTGGACGATGATTTTACTGAGTAAACACATGGATTGGCAGATTCGAGCTAGAGAAGAGGTTCTACAAGTTCTTGGAAGCTCACAACCagattttcaagatttaaaCCACCTAAAAACA ATGACAATGATTTTTCATGAGGTACTGAGGTTGTATCCACCAGCAGTCACGATGGGTCGAGTCATACACCACGAAACCACTTTGGGAAAGCTAACTTTACCAGCCGGAACTCAGCTCTTTTTGCCCACGATTTTGCTGCACCATGACAACACTATATGGGGGGACGATGCGAAGGAGTTCAATCCTGAGAGGTTTGGTGAAGGAGTGTCCAAGGCAATGAATGGGAAATTCTCATATTTCCCATTCAGCGGGGGGCCGCGGATATGCATCGGACAAAACTTTGCCATGTTGGAGGCAAAAATGGCAATGGCCATGATTTTGAAACATTATAGTTTTGAGCTTTCTCCATCTTATGCGCATTCGCCTGATTTGGTGCTAACGCTCCTACCTCAATATGGTGCTCAACTAATTCTGCACAAGCTGAGCGCCAAAATCTAA